The genome window GGACAAACGGGTCATCAAAAAGGCTGTTTACCTGGCTCTAGGGATCACTACTGAAGGTATAAAGGAATTATTGGGGCTCTGGATCTCTGAGAACGAAGGAGCCAAATTCTGGCTTTCTGTGCTGACAGAGCTCCAGAACCGGGGTGTTCAGGATATCTTTATAGCGTGTGTCGATGGACTAACTGGATTTCCTGAAGCTATCAATACCGTCTATCCTAAAACAAAGATTCAGCTCTGTATTGTACATATGGTCAGGAACTCCTTGAAATATGTTTCATACAAGGATCGAAAGGAAGCTGCTAGAGATTTGAAGGCAATCTACTCATCAATCACTCTGGATGAAGCAGAAAGAGAGCTTAATAATTTTGCTGAAAAGTGGGATAGCCAGTATGGCTCTATTAGTAAAATGTGGAAAAGACATTGGGAAAATCTGATAGCAATTTATGATTACCCAGATGAAATCCGGAAAATCATCTATACCACTAATGCAATAGAATCTTTGAACAGTGTCATTCGAAAAGCGATCAAGAATCGGAAGATCTTTCCCAATGACAAATCTGCATTTAAGATCGTATACTTGGCTATACAGCAGGCCTCCAAAAAATGGACTATGCCACTAAGAGCATGGAAACCTGCCATGAATCGATTTCAGTTGGAATATGGAGATCGATTTACAGATGAATAAGTTAGGCATTTACACAGGAAACTTTACAGG of Oceanispirochaeta crateris contains these proteins:
- a CDS encoding IS256 family transposase yields the protein MDKDRLDELATELAKGVKTEADLADPLGQLMKLTIEKALNAEMDNHLGYEKHSRKGHNKKNSRNGYNSKKVKTDSGELEIETPRDRDSEFEPQMVKKGQRRLLGFDQKILTLYAKGQTTRDIAETLKDLYGVDVSHTLISQVTDSVLEEVEQWQNRPLDSLYPIIYLDCIVVKVHQDKRVIKKAVYLALGITTEGIKELLGLWISENEGAKFWLSVLTELQNRGVQDIFIACVDGLTGFPEAINTVYPKTKIQLCIVHMVRNSLKYVSYKDRKEAARDLKAIYSSITLDEAERELNNFAEKWDSQYGSISKMWKRHWENLIAIYDYPDEIRKIIYTTNAIESLNSVIRKAIKNRKIFPNDKSAFKIVYLAIQQASKKWTMPLRAWKPAMNRFQLEYGDRFTDE